The following are encoded together in the Lathyrus oleraceus cultivar Zhongwan6 chromosome 3, CAAS_Psat_ZW6_1.0, whole genome shotgun sequence genome:
- the LOC127127540 gene encoding probable glutathione S-transferase has protein sequence MINTLVAKVKRVLQGCRAIAASEEDVKLLGSVGSPFVIRVQIALALKGIDYKFVPENLANKSELLLKYNPVYKKIPVFVHNEKPISESLVILEYIDETWTQNPIFPSDPYQRAMARFWCKFIDDKCVAAALKSVFLVDEKERKKAREELLNVLQFLENELKDKFFGGKEIGIVDIAALFIPLLQELAEFQLFTSEKLPKLHKWSREFYKHPIVKECFPLKEQQLAYYKAVAGILAALLK, from the exons ATGATTAATACATTAGTTGCCAAAGTCAAGAGGGTGCTTCAAGGCTGTCGTGCAATAGCTGCATCTGAGGAAGATGTGAAGCTTTTGGGTTCTGTGGGAAGCCCatttgtgatcagagttcaaaTAGCTTTGGCATTGAAGGGAATTGATTACAAATTTGTTCCAGAAAACTTGGCCAACAAAAGTGAACTTCTCCTCAAATACAACCCAGTGTATAAAAAGATTCCTGTTTTTGTTCACAATGAAAAACCCATATCAGAATCCCTTGTGATTCTTGAGTACATTGATGAAACATGGACACAAAATCCAATCTTTCCTTCTGATCCTTACCAAAGAGCCATGGCTCGTTTTTGGTGCAAGTTCATCGATGATAAG TGTGTGGCTGCTGCATTGAAATCTGTTTTTTTGGTTGATGAGAAAGAACGCAAGAAGGCTAGAGAAGAATTATTGAATGTCTTACAGTTTCTTGAGAATGAGTTGAAGGACAAGTTCTTTGGAGGAAAAGAGATTGGCATTGTGGATATTGCTGCTCTCTTTATCCCTTTACTGCAAGAATTAGCAGAGTTTCAGTTATTCACCAGTGAGAAATTACCGAAGTTACACAAATGGAGTAGAGAATTTTACAAACATCCAATAGTTAAAGAATGTTTTCCCTTAAAAGAACAACAACTTGCGTATTACAAAGCTGTCGCTGGAATACTTGCTGCTCTATTAAAATAG